A section of the Castanea sativa cultivar Marrone di Chiusa Pesio chromosome 12, ASM4071231v1 genome encodes:
- the LOC142619103 gene encoding acyl-coenzyme A thioesterase 2, chloroplastic-like isoform X2 produces the protein MDLNSSLSSNTIPVVSTLIKPTEDAKSSPTSSEVHKPISYWPGVYHSPVTNALWDERVTINERLFDIPDDAPPPTELLTRTPSESRTTIVYAFSSDSTLREQYKDPWNEFRIGKLLEDLDALAGTITFKHCSDDDITTRPLMLVTASVDRIVLKKPISVDKDLKISGSIIWVGRSSIEIQMEVITQESVALTANFIFVARDYKTNKAAQVNRLTPETEQEKILYDGAEARDKVRKMKRGEDKKQSDKSEVNRLEALLSEGRIFCDMPALADRDSILLTDTRLENALICHPQQRNLHGRIFGGFLMHRAFELAFSTAYAFAGIVPSFLEVDHVDFYKPVDVGDFLRFKSCVLYTEHDNADQPLIYVEVVAHVTRPEMRSSVVSNTIYFTFTVRPEAKATKNGFRLRNVVPATEEEARRVLERMDAETLQRSQSI, from the exons ATGGATTTGAattcctctctttcttctaACACCATTCCTGTTGTCTCAACTTTAATTAAGCCCACTGAGGATGCCAAATCTTCTCCCACTTCTTCTGAGGTGCACAAGCCCATTAGCTATTGGCCAGGAGTGTACCATTCACCAGTGACAAATGCATTGTGGGACGAGAGGGTGACCATCAATGAGAGGCTATTTGACATTCCAGACGATGCACCTCCTCCTACTGAATTGCTCACAAGAACTCCCTCAGAGAGTCGCACCACCATTGTCTATGCTTTCTCCTCCGACTCCACCTTGAGAGAGCAGTATAAGGATCCATGGAATGAGTTCAGAATTGGAAAGTTGCTTGAAGACCTTGATGCCTTGGCTGGCACCATCACTTtcaag CATTGTTCGGATGATGATATCACAACAAGGCCTCTCATGCTGGTCACAGCTTCTGTGGACAGGATCGTGCTGAAGAAGCCAATAAGTGTTGACAAAGATCTCAAAATAAGTGGTTCTATCATATGGGTTGGCCGCTCCTCAATTGAGATTCAAATGGAAGTCATAACTCAAG AATCGGTAGCTCTGACTGCCAATTTCATCTTTGTGGCCCGTGACTACAAGACTAACAAAGCTGCTCAAGTGAACCGGCTCACACCAGAAACTGAACAGGAAAAGATCCTTTATGATGGAGCTGAAGCAAGAGATAAGgtgagaaaaatgaagaggggaGAAGATAAAAAGCAAAGTGATAAATCGGAGGTGAATAGATTAGAAGCTTTGTTGTCTGAAGGCAGGATTTTCTGTGACATGCCAGCCTTGGCCGACAGAGACAGCATTCTTCTAACGGATACTCGACTTGAAAATGCTTTGATATGCCATCCACAACAGAGAAACCTCCATGGACGAATCTTTGGAGGGTTTCTGATGCACAGAGCATTTGAATTGGCTTTTTCAACGGCTTATGCCTTTGCTGGAATAGTTCCTTCCTTTTTGGAAGTCGATCATGTTGACTTCTATAAACCT GTGGATGTTGGAGATTTCCTACGTTTCAAATCATGTGTTCTTTACACAGAACATGACAATGCTGATCAGCCTCTAATCTATGTTGAAGTTGTTGCTCACGTTACAAGGCCTGAGATGAGGTCTAGTGTG GTGTCAAATACTATCTATTTTACTTTCACTGTTCGTCCTGAGGCAAAAGCCACAAAGAATGGATTTAGACTCAGGAACGTTGTTCCAGCAACAGAGGAAGAAGCTCGCCGTGTTCTAGAGCGCATGGATGCTGAGACCCTGCAGAGATCACAGAGCATTTAA
- the LOC142619103 gene encoding acyl-coenzyme A thioesterase 2, chloroplastic-like isoform X1: protein MDLNSSLSSNTIPVVSTLIKPTEDAKSSPTSSEVHKPISYWPGVYHSPVTNALWDERVTINERLFDIPDDAPPPTELLTRTPSESRTTIVYAFSSDSTLREQYKDPWNEFRIGKLLEDLDALAGTITFKHCSDDDITTRPLMLVTASVDRIVLKKPISVDKDLKISGSIIWVGRSSIEIQMEVITQGEGPNDSESVALTANFIFVARDYKTNKAAQVNRLTPETEQEKILYDGAEARDKVRKMKRGEDKKQSDKSEVNRLEALLSEGRIFCDMPALADRDSILLTDTRLENALICHPQQRNLHGRIFGGFLMHRAFELAFSTAYAFAGIVPSFLEVDHVDFYKPVDVGDFLRFKSCVLYTEHDNADQPLIYVEVVAHVTRPEMRSSVVSNTIYFTFTVRPEAKATKNGFRLRNVVPATEEEARRVLERMDAETLQRSQSI from the exons ATGGATTTGAattcctctctttcttctaACACCATTCCTGTTGTCTCAACTTTAATTAAGCCCACTGAGGATGCCAAATCTTCTCCCACTTCTTCTGAGGTGCACAAGCCCATTAGCTATTGGCCAGGAGTGTACCATTCACCAGTGACAAATGCATTGTGGGACGAGAGGGTGACCATCAATGAGAGGCTATTTGACATTCCAGACGATGCACCTCCTCCTACTGAATTGCTCACAAGAACTCCCTCAGAGAGTCGCACCACCATTGTCTATGCTTTCTCCTCCGACTCCACCTTGAGAGAGCAGTATAAGGATCCATGGAATGAGTTCAGAATTGGAAAGTTGCTTGAAGACCTTGATGCCTTGGCTGGCACCATCACTTtcaag CATTGTTCGGATGATGATATCACAACAAGGCCTCTCATGCTGGTCACAGCTTCTGTGGACAGGATCGTGCTGAAGAAGCCAATAAGTGTTGACAAAGATCTCAAAATAAGTGGTTCTATCATATGGGTTGGCCGCTCCTCAATTGAGATTCAAATGGAAGTCATAACTCAAG GTGAGGGCCCTAATGATTCAGAATCGGTAGCTCTGACTGCCAATTTCATCTTTGTGGCCCGTGACTACAAGACTAACAAAGCTGCTCAAGTGAACCGGCTCACACCAGAAACTGAACAGGAAAAGATCCTTTATGATGGAGCTGAAGCAAGAGATAAGgtgagaaaaatgaagaggggaGAAGATAAAAAGCAAAGTGATAAATCGGAGGTGAATAGATTAGAAGCTTTGTTGTCTGAAGGCAGGATTTTCTGTGACATGCCAGCCTTGGCCGACAGAGACAGCATTCTTCTAACGGATACTCGACTTGAAAATGCTTTGATATGCCATCCACAACAGAGAAACCTCCATGGACGAATCTTTGGAGGGTTTCTGATGCACAGAGCATTTGAATTGGCTTTTTCAACGGCTTATGCCTTTGCTGGAATAGTTCCTTCCTTTTTGGAAGTCGATCATGTTGACTTCTATAAACCT GTGGATGTTGGAGATTTCCTACGTTTCAAATCATGTGTTCTTTACACAGAACATGACAATGCTGATCAGCCTCTAATCTATGTTGAAGTTGTTGCTCACGTTACAAGGCCTGAGATGAGGTCTAGTGTG GTGTCAAATACTATCTATTTTACTTTCACTGTTCGTCCTGAGGCAAAAGCCACAAAGAATGGATTTAGACTCAGGAACGTTGTTCCAGCAACAGAGGAAGAAGCTCGCCGTGTTCTAGAGCGCATGGATGCTGAGACCCTGCAGAGATCACAGAGCATTTAA